The stretch of DNA TTGTAGGTACCGCAAATCCATCCAACATTATTGATTTTTACATCAAAGGTGGACGAGAGATGATAGAGGCCTTTAGTAAATTAAAGAAGATCTATCCCAACCTTGAGCTAGTAATGAGATGTTATGTTCCTCCCTTTGAAAAAACTCTTTGTTCTAACTTGAAAGGTTTAAGAATAATAGACAATTTGATCACGTATGAAGAATTATCTAATGAATTTAAAACAGCTGATATCTTTGTTTTCCCTGGACATTCTACTCCCGGAATGGTTATTCTGGATGCAATGAGCTATGAACTGCCTGTTGTGACAACTGATGTGTGGGCAAATAATGAGTTAGTGGATAATGGCAGAACCGGATTTTTAGTAAACTGCTCTAAAAATGTTAAATATTCTGACAAAAACTTCCTTCCTCTGTGGCGTTCTCCCTCTTTTATTCGGAAGATACGAGAGCCTCATGACGTGGTAGTGCAAGGCATAGTTGAAAGAATTAGTATACTAATTGAAGATGAAGCCATCAGACGTAAGATGGGTTTAGCGGGACGTTATGAAATAGAAAATGGAAAGTTTTCAATAACTCTCCGAAATAAGAAATTAGCTAGAATTTTTGATGATGCAGTTGCTTAAGGGTGTTGATATTTGAAATTTTTGTTTGTGTTTTCTAAATATTATCCTAAACTAGATATTGCATGTGTTAGCGATTTAATTAATTCTGCCTCTATTGGTTTAATTAAAAAAGGGCATGAGGTGCACATAATGAACAGTCTCGACGGGTCCTCAAAATCGTTGAAAAACTGTTCTTCTGAGTTTAATGCCGTTGCCCGCAGCTTTGAAAAAGCTAATCCTGGTATGTTTATTCATACTGTGACTTCGCCGTTCAAAGTTGCTGATTCTTACTTTGCCTACTTTTTCGGCACTTCAGCGTATATGAATAACCAGTTCAGTAAGTTAGTGAAAGAAATACAACCCGATGTGGTTCACTTTCATGCTCCTATGCTTTTTGGGCATCAAATCTTACGCAAAAAAGGCGATTATCTATCTGTTTACACAGCTCATGATTACTGGTTCCTTTGTCAAAGAGCATATCTGCTAAAAAATGCTAAACAACCCTGTACTGAGCGGAAAAATTGTTTTTATTGCGCACTTAAGTCTCATAAGCCTCCACAATTTGGTCATTTTTTTAACAGTTTTAAAAAGGCAATTGATGATGTCGATTTAATCTTGACGCCCAGCTTGAAGGTTCACGAAATCCTTTCTTCCCAACTAAAAAATCGCATTGAGTGTGTTCCTCATTTTGTTCCTGTTCAAAAACAAGTGATTGCACCCTCTGGGTATTCTGATTTCTTTTTATTTGCAGGTGCCTTAGAGCCTCATAAAGGAATCCTTGATTTAATTGAGGTTTTCCGAAAATACTCTGATCAAATTGATAAAAAACTGGTTATAGTTGGTAATGGTTCTTTGAAAGCGACTATTGTTAATCTTATACAAAAATATTCTTTACAGACTAAAATAATTCTTTTGGGATATGTTGATAAGGAGTTGTTATGGTCGCTTTACAAAGATGCATCCGCTTTAATTGTTCCTTCCCTCAACCATGACCCCTGTCCAACAGTTGTAATGGAAGCATTTTCGGTGGGTACCCCTGTTATTGGTTCTGATACAGGTGGCATTCCAGAAATGGTTCGCAAAATAGATGGGAACCTTGTTTTCCACACGGGCAACAATGAGGCGTTAATGAAAATTCTTTCAGATTACAAAAAAAGTAGATATCCTTCTGAAAGAGTCAAAGATGTCTGCCAACAGTATTTCTCAGTGGATTCTTACGTTTCACTATACCTTAAAATCGTCGAAAACAGTTTATCTAATAGGAAAAACCAACCTTGAGAGTTCTATCTTTCTTGCCTACCTACCTTTCAGTGCTAGGCTGTGGTGTAAACGAACGTAAGTTGATGCGAGACTTAGCAAACAAAGAATCTGTGCGTGTAATAACTCTAACTAGAGAAGTTCCGTCTGAAAGGCTAGCTGATCTGTTAGATTCACAAAGCGTTAATACGATAGAATTGCCTTTCGGGCGTTTTAGTAAACCTGCCTTTGTATTTGACTTTGTCTGGAGTTTACTCTTGTCAGCAACTTTTATTCCTTATCGTCTCATAGGCAACCGTGCTTTCGATGTAATCTATGTGCGTGGTGCCTCCGAAGCTGTTGGTTTTATTTCAATGCAGTGGCTACACGGAATTCCTGTAGTATTTAAATTAATGAGTTACCGGTCAGATGAATACAAGACTGAAAACCCACGCTTAACCCGGAGAATAATCTGTAAAATTCTTTTAATTTTAGACCAAATAGCTATCCATACATCAGAAAAAGTAATTGTTCCCAGCGTTTCATTCAAAAAAGACCTGATGGCACAACACAGGATTTCAACAGACAAAATATCTGTTCTCAGAGTCGGTGCCTCCATAAGTCACTTTTTATCGGCTAAACCCTCTGTCATTAAGGATAATTCCACATTTACACTAGGTTATTTCGGCTCTTTACTCGAATTCAACGATGTAGCTTGCTTGCTTAAAGCGCTTAAATTGCTCAAAAACAAAATTCCATTTAAATTAATATTATCCACCAAGGCAAACTTGCAACAGGCTCACAGAATGGTCAATGAGTACGGATTGAAAGATAACGTTACTGTAACGTCAACTCCTTTCGAATTAGTTCCGCAGCTTATGGCAAATATTGACGTGATTATGATACCTAGACGGAAACTTAGTAGCACTGACCTTGTTATTCCACTTAAACTCATTGAAGCTGGTGCTGCCAGCAAACCCGTGATTATTGCAAAAACGGAAATAATTGGCGTTGAGTTAACCGACAAAAAGCAAGTCTTAATGTACGAGCCGAGCAATGTCGAAGACCTTACTGATAAAATTTTTCAGTTATACAATGATAAAGCACTTAGGTCGAGTTTGGGGAACCACTTATTTGATTATGCTAAAGAGTTTGATTGGTCAAATATCAGTGTTGCATTAAGAAATATATTATGTGCTTGAATTACACAAAACTTTGCCTTTACCCTATTGAGTGGTTGTGCTCTTTAACTTGGTTGATATTCTAATGAGAAAATCGTTTGAAAAACGCTGTATATTTAGCTTCTTATTGTTTGTTCTATTATCTGCCTTTGTGGGCAGCGTTGTTTTTTTTGTGCTTTCAAATGAATTTAAATTTTTTATCTCAGTCGCAGCAAGTATCTTAACTTTTCTAATGCTGCTAAAAATAGCTAATGTAGATCTCAAATTAAACATAAACACAAACGTTCTTTTATCCCAAAAAATATTGTTTCTACTTGTTTATTTTATCTGTTTAATCGTTATTCTCATTGTTCCCTCAGCAGGTATCCAGTTGACTGATTGGGGGAATATACCGCTCATCAACTATGTGAGGCTTATTTCCTCGCTGTTTGTGGCTTTTTTGTTTCCCGGTTTAGTCCTGATAGACATTTTCTGTAAAAATGAGTTGAAGATTCTCCCACGCATCTGTTTTGCCTTCATCATTAGCCTCTTTTTGTTAGCCATTATTGGGCAAAGTTTAGGGGGAATAATAATTATAAATTTTATACTCCTTGGTTGCTCAGCAATTAAAACGTTTATACGTAGGCACTCTTCGCCAAATGGCGAAAAGCCCCAGACAAAAAGTTTTGGTATCCTCAATTTACTTATATTATCATCAGCATTTATGCTATTTATTTCGTGTTTAAGCTCTATCTATTCCAGATATTGGCTGTTTATTGGGCCCGATTTCTGGCGTCATTATAGTTGGGCGCTAAACA from Candidatus Bathyarchaeota archaeon encodes:
- a CDS encoding glycosyltransferase family 4 protein encodes the protein MSVKLDNPLCRSIYLEGRLSGWDFHSLYNEIVSYPPEGYTFLVPKGSSINQSRFYPIDRKIISYSATKYLYDCIRPLIYYSALSKFSPTKINADLIYVSQHVVNYNQPWVVDLEHAGALAAYGRTDLVRKTVEKAFRSPYCKKILPWTNMAKKSLEACFDCGELDNKIEVVSLAVHPKNFKKEPSGGPAKILFVGTANPSNIIDFYIKGGREMIEAFSKLKKIYPNLELVMRCYVPPFEKTLCSNLKGLRIIDNLITYEELSNEFKTADIFVFPGHSTPGMVILDAMSYELPVVTTDVWANNELVDNGRTGFLVNCSKNVKYSDKNFLPLWRSPSFIRKIREPHDVVVQGIVERISILIEDEAIRRKMGLAGRYEIENGKFSITLRNKKLARIFDDAVA
- a CDS encoding glycosyltransferase, whose product is MKFLFVFSKYYPKLDIACVSDLINSASIGLIKKGHEVHIMNSLDGSSKSLKNCSSEFNAVARSFEKANPGMFIHTVTSPFKVADSYFAYFFGTSAYMNNQFSKLVKEIQPDVVHFHAPMLFGHQILRKKGDYLSVYTAHDYWFLCQRAYLLKNAKQPCTERKNCFYCALKSHKPPQFGHFFNSFKKAIDDVDLILTPSLKVHEILSSQLKNRIECVPHFVPVQKQVIAPSGYSDFFLFAGALEPHKGILDLIEVFRKYSDQIDKKLVIVGNGSLKATIVNLIQKYSLQTKIILLGYVDKELLWSLYKDASALIVPSLNHDPCPTVVMEAFSVGTPVIGSDTGGIPEMVRKIDGNLVFHTGNNEALMKILSDYKKSRYPSERVKDVCQQYFSVDSYVSLYLKIVENSLSNRKNQP
- a CDS encoding glycosyltransferase, which codes for MPTYLSVLGCGVNERKLMRDLANKESVRVITLTREVPSERLADLLDSQSVNTIELPFGRFSKPAFVFDFVWSLLLSATFIPYRLIGNRAFDVIYVRGASEAVGFISMQWLHGIPVVFKLMSYRSDEYKTENPRLTRRIICKILLILDQIAIHTSEKVIVPSVSFKKDLMAQHRISTDKISVLRVGASISHFLSAKPSVIKDNSTFTLGYFGSLLEFNDVACLLKALKLLKNKIPFKLILSTKANLQQAHRMVNEYGLKDNVTVTSTPFELVPQLMANIDVIMIPRRKLSSTDLVIPLKLIEAGAASKPVIIAKTEIIGVELTDKKQVLMYEPSNVEDLTDKIFQLYNDKALRSSLGNHLFDYAKEFDWSNISVALRNILCA